Proteins encoded within one genomic window of Kibdelosporangium phytohabitans:
- a CDS encoding thiopeptide-type bacteriocin biosynthesis protein, whose translation MDTSPDHPAWQQVAVTFFDYATAEQVAAAHLLPIMERAETDGTVSSWWFIRKAPEWRLRYQPPHQNDTAAAQDTVHRALDTLRASGHIARWVEQIYEPEFHAFGGADAMTVAHHLFHLDSRHILTHVGNNRDQRRELTVLLCSNLMRAAGQDWYEQGDIWARIAHNRLLPPSIPIEQVHSAMPALHRLMTVDAGPTSPLAQPGGSLAHIAGWVAAFDTTGEHLNRLARNGTLQRGVRAVLAHHVLFHWNRLGLPHDTQAMLTHAAKAAVLSA comes from the coding sequence ATGGACACCAGCCCGGATCACCCAGCGTGGCAACAGGTCGCCGTCACGTTCTTCGACTACGCCACCGCCGAACAGGTCGCCGCCGCGCACCTGCTGCCGATCATGGAACGCGCCGAAACAGATGGCACCGTCTCATCGTGGTGGTTCATCCGCAAAGCACCCGAGTGGCGACTGCGCTACCAACCGCCCCACCAGAACGACACAGCCGCCGCCCAGGACACCGTCCACAGGGCACTGGACACCCTGCGCGCCAGCGGCCACATCGCCAGATGGGTCGAACAAATCTACGAGCCCGAATTCCACGCCTTCGGTGGCGCCGACGCCATGACCGTCGCACACCACCTGTTCCACCTTGACAGCCGACACATCCTCACCCACGTCGGCAACAACCGCGACCAACGACGGGAACTCACCGTTCTGCTGTGCAGCAACCTCATGCGCGCCGCCGGACAAGACTGGTACGAACAAGGCGACATCTGGGCCCGCATCGCCCACAACCGGCTACTCCCACCCAGCATCCCGATTGAACAAGTCCACTCCGCCATGCCCGCGCTCCATCGTCTGATGACCGTCGACGCTGGCCCCACCAGCCCCCTTGCACAACCCGGAGGCTCCCTCGCCCACATCGCTGGCTGGGTCGCCGCGTTTGACACCACTGGAGAACACCTGAACCGCCTGGCCCGCAATGGAACCCTCCAACGAGGTGTACGCGCCGTCTTAGCTCACCATGTCCTATTTCATTGGAACCGTTTGGGCCTGCCTCACGACACCCAGGCGATGCTCACTCACGCTGCCAAGGCCGCCGTACTAAGCGCCTAA